One stretch of Oncorhynchus tshawytscha isolate Ot180627B linkage group LG21, Otsh_v2.0, whole genome shotgun sequence DNA includes these proteins:
- the LOC121840322 gene encoding synapse differentiation-inducing gene protein 1-like, producing the protein MESLSELQNPLLDKNSKHVVNGYGGDFPTDQYQENIINYFVTGSDGGGGGGGGDTSNGAVAHVGQNNSNGKMKAQQLLDATSLHLAVEAFYRPNFILYKEEGGGGDGVKAKDYKSECCETTFTEKKEKEREPSVAVETPGSTEDPHAKLLEDGDNVKIQTVSYEVEEEEYVEYEC; encoded by the exons ATGGAAAGCCTGAGCGAGCTCCAGAACCCACTCTTGGACAAGAACAGTAAGCACGTCGTCAACGGTTACGGGGGCGACTTCCCTACCGACCAGTACCAGGAGAATATTATCAACTACTTCGTAACCGGCAGCgacggaggaggaggtggtggaggaggtgacaCTAGCAATGGTGCGGTGGCCCACGTGGGACAAAACAACAGCAACGGCAAAATGAAAGCTCAACAACTCCTGGACGCCACCTCCCTCCATCTGGCCGTTGAGGCCTTCTACAGGCCTAACTTCATCCTGTacaaggaggaagggggaggaggagacggagtCAAGGCCAAGGATTATAAGAGCGAGTGCTGCGAGACTACCTtcacagagaagaaagagaaggagagggagccgtCTGTAGCAGTGGAGACCCCCGGCAGCACAGAGGACCCTCATGCCAAGCTGCTGGAGGACGGAGACAACGTTAAGATACAGACGGTCTCCtacgaggtggaggaggaggagtatgtAGAGTATGAG TGTTGA